In one Sesamum indicum cultivar Zhongzhi No. 13 linkage group LG12, S_indicum_v1.0, whole genome shotgun sequence genomic region, the following are encoded:
- the LOC105175377 gene encoding cysteine-rich PDZ-binding protein isoform X1, whose product MVCEKCEKKLSKVIVPDKWKEGAHNTTQGGGRKINENKLLSKKHRWTPYGQTKCIICKQQVHQDGKYCHTCAYSKGVCAMCGKQVLDTKFYKQSNFFQEFFQQLKTI is encoded by the exons ATGGTCTGTGAAAAGT GTGAGAAGAAGCTTTCAAAGGTGATAGTGCCGGACAAGTGGAAGGAAGGGGCTCACAACACCACCCAAGGTGGTGGCCGTAAGATCAACGAGAACAAACTCCTATCGAAGAAACACAG ATGGACGCCCTATGGACAAACTAAATGCATTATCTGTAAGCAGCAAGTACATCAGGATGGAAAATATTGTCACACATGTGCTTATAGTAAAG GAGTTTGTGCAATGTGCGGGAAGCAAGTACTTGACACCAAGTTTTACAAGCAAAGCAAT TTCTTCCAGGAATTCTTCCAGCAATTAAAGACCATCTGA
- the LOC105175377 gene encoding cysteine-rich PDZ-binding protein isoform X3, with translation MVCEKCEKKLSKVIVPDKWKEGAHNTTQGGGRKINENKLLSKKHRWTPYGQTKCIICKQQVHQDGKYCHTCAYSKGVCAMCGKQVLDTKFYKQSNV, from the exons ATGGTCTGTGAAAAGT GTGAGAAGAAGCTTTCAAAGGTGATAGTGCCGGACAAGTGGAAGGAAGGGGCTCACAACACCACCCAAGGTGGTGGCCGTAAGATCAACGAGAACAAACTCCTATCGAAGAAACACAG ATGGACGCCCTATGGACAAACTAAATGCATTATCTGTAAGCAGCAAGTACATCAGGATGGAAAATATTGTCACACATGTGCTTATAGTAAAG GAGTTTGTGCAATGTGCGGGAAGCAAGTACTTGACACCAAGTTTTACAAGCAAAGCAATGTATGA
- the LOC105175376 gene encoding probable xyloglucan endotransglucosylase/hydrolase protein 8: MERRAHRFAGLLLIAAVVAVLSPLSRAAESRASFDDNFSKSCPETNFKTSEDGGTWYLSLNKEAGCGFMTKQKYRFGWFSMKLKLVGGDSAGVVTAYYMCSENAAGPERDELDIEFLGNRTGQPYLIQTNVYKNGTGGREMRHILWFDPTEDFHSYSILWNNHQIVFFVDRVPIRVFKNANYTNNFFPNEKPMYLFSSIWNADDWATRGGLEKTDWKKEPFVSSYKDFNVDGCQWEDPYPACVSTTTDNWWDQYDAWHLSKDQKTDYAWVQRNLVIYDYCKDTERYPKLPEECWLSPWD, from the exons ATGGAGAGAAGGGCTCATCGCTTCGCCGGCCTTCTCCTCATCGCAGCGGTAGTAGCTGTGCTTAGTCCTTTGTCCCGGGCAGCAGAATCAAGAGCCTCTTTTGATGataatttcagcaaaagctGCCCGGAGACGAATTTCAAGACTTCTGAAGATGGGGGGACCTGGTATCTCTCCTTGAACAAAGAAGCAG GCTGTGGGTTTATGACGAAGCAGAAGTACAGATTCGGGTGGTTTAGCATGAAACTTAAACTTGTCGGTGGGGATTCAGCGGGAGTTGTGACTGCTTATTAT ATGTGCTCGGAGAACGCTGCCGGGCCGGAGAGGGATGAGCTAGACATCGAGTTCTTGGGGAACAGAACTGGGCAGCCTTACCTTATACAGACCAATGTCTACAAGAATGGAACCGGCGGCCGAGAGATGAGGCACATTCTATGGTTCGATCCCACTGAGGACTTCCACTCCTATTCCATTCTCTGGAACAACCACCAGATAGT GTTCTTCGTAGACAGAGTTCCCATTAGAGTGTTCAAGAACGCCAACTACACCAACAATTTCTTCCCGAACGAGAAGCCAATGTACTTATTCTCGAGCATATGGAACGCGGATGACTGGGCGACGAGAGGCGGCCTGGAGAAGACGGACTGGAAAAAGGAACCATTCGTGTCGTCGTACAAAGATTTCAACGTGGACGGGTGCCAATGGGAGGATCCCTACCCGGCCTGTGTATCAACCACCACTGATAATTGGTGGGATCAGTACGACGCATGGCACCTTTCAAAGGATCAGAAGACGGACTATGCTTGGGTGCAGAGGAACCTTGTTATATACGATTATTGCAAGGATACAGAGAGGTACCCTAAGTTGCCGGAGGAGTGCTGGCTAAGCCCATGGGACTAA
- the LOC105175377 gene encoding cysteine-rich PDZ-binding protein isoform X2, which yields MVCEKCEKKLSKVIVPDKWKEGAHNTTQGGGRKINENKLLSKKHRWTPYGQTKCIICKQQVHQDGKYCHTCAYSKGVCAMCGKQVLDTKFYKQSNTKLI from the exons ATGGTCTGTGAAAAGT GTGAGAAGAAGCTTTCAAAGGTGATAGTGCCGGACAAGTGGAAGGAAGGGGCTCACAACACCACCCAAGGTGGTGGCCGTAAGATCAACGAGAACAAACTCCTATCGAAGAAACACAG ATGGACGCCCTATGGACAAACTAAATGCATTATCTGTAAGCAGCAAGTACATCAGGATGGAAAATATTGTCACACATGTGCTTATAGTAAAG GAGTTTGTGCAATGTGCGGGAAGCAAGTACTTGACACCAAGTTTTACAAGCAAAGCAAT ACAAAGCTGATATGA